The Setaria italica strain Yugu1 chromosome IX, Setaria_italica_v2.0, whole genome shotgun sequence genome has a window encoding:
- the LOC101767029 gene encoding homeobox protein knotted-1-like 4, with protein MEQLPVLASGSKATTTTPFYLALDHRASTSSSPPAEAPTPPPAAVSDPSGQSNSERGSEIIKAKIMSHPLYPALLRAFIDCRKVGAPPEVVGRLSALAGEVEMNSGDGQEQPTEADPELDQFMEIYCHMLVRYRQELTRPIEEADEFFRSMEAQIDSFSLDDNGYEGGGSSDEDEQETVDLAGIPVPETGSSSGEDKELKNRLLNKYSGYLSSLWRELSRMKKKGKLPRDARQKLLHWWQLHYRWPYPSELEKAALAESTGLDAKQINNWFINQRKRHWKPAPPAMVMATDYRLRPYGGGGAPSSSASAAALRAEGQYFAGGSSYPRGP; from the exons ATGGAGCAGCTGCCTGTTCTTGCCAGTGGCTCAAAGGCCACCACGACGACGCCCTTCTACCTCGCCTTAGATCACAGAGCGTCCACATCGTCTTCGCCGCCAGCGGAggcgccaacgccgccgccggctgccgtcTCAGATCCTTCTGGACAGTCCAACAGCGAGAGGGGATCCGAAATAATCAAAGCGAAGATCATGTCACACCCTCTCTATCCGGCTCTCCTGAGAGCCTTCATAGATTGCCGAAAG GTCGGAGCGCCGCCAGAGGTTGTTGGTCGGCTTTCTGCCCTCGCCGGTGAGGTCGAGATGAATTCAGGCGACGGGCAAGAACAACCGACAGAGGCAGACCCAGAGCTCGATCAGTTCATG GAGATCTACTGTCACATGTTGGTAAGGTACAGACAGGAGCTCACAAGACCAATCGAAGAAGCCGACGAATTCTTCAGAAGCATGGAGGCCCAGATCGACTCGTTTTCGCTAG ATGACAACGGCTACGAAGGAGGTGGTTCCTCCGACGAAGATGAGCAAGAAACCGTCGACTTGGCCGGCATTCCGGTCCCGGAGACCGGCAGCTCGAGCGGGGAAGACAAGGAGCTGAAGAACCGCCTCCTGAACAAGTACAGCGGCTACCTGAGCAGCCTCTGGAGGGAGCTCTcgaggatgaagaagaaaggcaagctGCCGAGGGACGCGCGCCAGAAGCTCCTCCACTGGTGGCAGCTCCACTACAGATGGCCCTACCCGTCG GAGCTCGAGAAGGCGGCGCTGGCGGAGTCGACGGGGCTGGACGCGAAGCAGATCAACAACTGGTTCATCAACCAGCGGAAGCGGCACTGgaagccggcgccgccggcgatggtGATGGCCACGGACTACAGGCTGCGCCCgtacggcggtggcggcgctccgAGCAGctccgcttccgccgccgctctccgcgCGGAGGGGCAGTACTTCGCCGGAGGAAGCTCGTATCCCCGTGGCCCGTGA
- the LOC101767839 gene encoding uncharacterized protein LOC101767839 has protein sequence MAIGSDPAGLVLGDGAGDDNIILNPEFEDGLDNWTGNGCKIELHDSLDDGKVLPANGKYFVAATGRTDTWNGVQQDVTARMQRKLLYEATATVRLHAAAGGGGVAACEVRATLGVQTADGRQQYLSVGKAQVSDKEWVQLQGKILLNSTVAKASIYIEGPQAGVDVLLDSLVVKHAQKAPPAPAPDFENLEYGANIIQNCNLDDGLNGWFPLGPCTLSVHDGAPRVVPPMAKESLALDDDEPLNGKHIHVTNRTQTWMGPAQIITDKLTLYATYQVSAWVRVGALPAGASPQNINVAVAVDSQWLNGGQVMARDERWYEVGGAFRVEAKPATRVMIYVQGPDAGVDLMVAGLQVFPVDRKVRVKHLKRLTDKVRKRDVVLKVTGADSGGAVKDAAGGGVEVRVRQVSNSFPLGACIMRTNMDNEDFVDFFTKNFNWAVFGNELKWYWTEPQRGQVSYADADDLLRLCSDHGMCVRGHCIFWEVENTVQQWVKTLSTDDLSAAVKSRLDGLLTRYKGKFKHYDVNNEMLHGSFYQDKLGKDIRATMFKTAAELDPDALLFVNDYNVESMCDIRATPEAYIQQIIELQEQGAPVGGVGLQGHVSNPVGPVIRSVLDRLAVLGLPIWFTEVDVSSANEHVRADDLEVMLREAYAHPAVEGVMLWGFWELFMSRDDAHLVDAEGQVNEAGRRLLQLKREWLTHAHGHADDNGEFKFRGHHGEYHVDVTTPTGKISQTFTVDKDDAPLVLNIKV, from the exons ATGGCGATCGGCAGCGACCCGGCGGGGCTTgtgctcggcgacggcgccggcgacgacaacATCATCCTGAACCCGGAGTTCGAGGACGGATTGGACAACTGGACGGGGAACGGGTGCAAGATCGAGCTGCACGACTCGCTGGACGACGGCAAGGTGCTCCCCGCCAACGGCAAGTACTTCgtggcggcgacggggcggacCGACACGTGGAACGGCGTGCAGCAGGACGTCACGGCGCGGATGCAGCGCAAGCTGCTGTACGAGGCCACGGCCACCGTGCGGCTCCACGCGgccgcgggcggtggcggcgtggcggcgtgcgAGGTGCGCGCCACGCTCGGCGTGCAGACGGCCGACGGCCGGCAGCAGTACCTCAGCGTCGGCAAGGCCCAGGTGTCGGACAAGGAGTGGGTGCAGCTGCAGGGGAAGATCCTGCTCAACTCCACCGTGGCCAAGGCGTCCATCTACATCGAGGGCCCCCAGGCCGGCGTCGACGTGCTCCTCGACAGCCTGGTCGTCAAGCACGCGCAGaaggccccgccggcgccggcgccggacttCGAG AACCTTGAGTACGGCGCCAACATCATCCAGAACTGCAACCTGGACGACGGCCTCAACGGGTGGTTCCCGCTGGGACCCTGCACGCTGTCCGTCCACGACGGCGCGCCACGGGTGGTCCCGCCCATGGCGAAGGAGTCCCTGGCgctggacgacgacgagccgctCAACGGAAAGCACATCCACGTCACCAACCGCACGCAGACGTGGATGGGGCCCGCGCAGATCATCACCGACAAGCTCACCCTCTACGCCACGTACCAGGTGTCCGCCTGGGTCCGCGTCggcgcgctgccggccggcgcctcGCCGCAGAACATcaacgtcgccgtcgccgtcgacagCCAGTGGCTCAACGGCGGCCAGGTCATGGCGCGCGACGAGCGCTGGTACGAGGTCGGCGGCGCGTTCCGCGTCGAGGCCAAGCCGGCCACGCGCGTCATGATCTACGTGCAGGGCCCCGACGCCGGCGTCGACCTCATGGTCGCCGGGCTCCAGGTTTTCCCCGTCGACCGGAAGGTCCGCGTCAAGCACCTTAAGAGGCTCACCGACAAGGTCCGCAAGCGCGACGTCGTGCTGAAGGTGACCGGCGCCGATAGCGGCGGCGCAGTcaaggacgccgccggcggcggcgtggaggtgcGCGTGCGTCAGGTGTCCAACAGCTTCCCGCTGGGCGCGTGCATCATGCGCACCAACATGGACAACGAGGACTTCGTGGACTTCTTCACCAAGAACTTCAACTGGGCGGTGTTCGGGAACGAGCTCAAGTGGTACTGGACGGAGCCGCAGCGCGGTCAGGTGAGctacgccgacgccgacgacctCCTCCGCCTCTGCTCCGACCACGGCATGTGCGTGCGCGGCCACTGCATCTTCTGGGAGGTGGAGAACACCGTGCAGCAGTGGGTCAAGACGCTGTCCACCGAcgacctctccgccgccgtcaaGAGCCGCCTCGACGGGCTGCTCACCCGGTACAAGGGCAAGTTCAAGCACTACGATGTCAACAACGAGATGCTCCACGGGTCCTTCTACCAGGACAAGCTCGGCAAGGACATCCGCGCCACCATGTTCAAGACGGCTGCTGAGCTCGACCCGGACGCCCTGCTCTTCGTCAACGACTACAACGTCGAGAGCATGTGCGACATCCGGGCCACGCCCGAGGCCTACATCCAGCAGATCATCGAGCTGCAGGAGCAGGGCGCGCCGGTGGGAGGCGTCGGGCTGCAGGGCCACGTCAGCAACCCGGTGGGGCCCGTGATCCGGTCGGTGCTCGACCGGCTCGCCGTGCTGGGCCTGCCGATCTGGTTCACGGAGGTGGACGTGTCGTCGGCGAACGAGCACGTGCGCGCCGACGACCTGGAGGTGATGCTGCGGGAGGCGTACGCGCACCCGGCCGTGGAGGGGGTCATGCTCTGGGGGTTCTGGGAGCTCTTCATGAGCCGCGACGACGCGCACCTCGTCGACGCCGAGGGGCAGGTCAACGAGGcggggcggcggctgctgcagcTCAAGCGCGAGTGGCTCACGCACGCGCACGGCCACGCCGACGACAACGGCGAGTTCAAGTTCCGCGGCCACCACGGCGAGTACCACGTCGACGTCACCACGCCCACCGGCAAGATCTCGCAGACATTCACCGTCGACAAGGACGACGCGCCCCTGGTGCTCAACATCAAAGTGTGA
- the LOC101767438 gene encoding EPIDERMAL PATTERNING FACTOR-like protein 2: protein MGHLFLLLLALLLTASAHASTHGHGKAAFAEDKSIVGVIGVIGSRPPSCAGRCRSCGHCEAVQVPISPQELQKKKKLGHGSRAAAAAAAAAAATGGRTMPASYDDHSNYKPLSWRCKCGRLILDP, encoded by the exons ATGGGCCATCTTTTCCTGCTCCTACTAGCTCTCCTCCTCACTGCCTCCGCGCACGCTTCCACCCACGGCCATGGCAAAGCTGCTTTCGCTGAG GACAAGAGCATCGTAGGCGTCATAGGCGTGATCGGGTCGAGGCCGCCGAGCTGCGCGGGGAGGTGCAGGTCCTGCGGCCACTGCGAGGCGGTGCAGGTGCCCATATCCCCTCAGGAgctgcagaagaagaagaagctcgGCCATGGCAGCcgggctgctgccgctgctgctgccgccgccgccgccaccggtggAAGAACGATGCCGGCCTCCTACGACGACCACTCCAACTACAAGCCGCTGAGCTGGAGATGCAAGTGTGGGCGGCTCATCTTGGACCCTTGA